The following is a genomic window from Neisseria zalophi.
CATTAAAGCCTGCGCCAGATTCAGACGCATCCGCCAGCCGCCGGAAAAATCTTTCACCGGTTTCGCCGATTCTTCTTGTGAAAAGCCCAAACCATGCAATAATTTTGCCGCCCGCGCCGGCGCGGTATAAGCTTCGATTTCTTCTAACTTGGCATGATATTCGGCCATTTTCATACCGTCGTTTTCCTTCTCAGCCTGAGCCAAGGCCGTCTGAAGCTGTTGCAGTTCGGCATCGCCCTGCAAAACATACTCCGAAGCAGAAACCGCCAATGCCGGTGTTTCCTGTGCCACTGCCGCTATTTTCCAGTGTTTCGGAATCAGCACATCCCCGCCATCCTGCATGATTTCGCCTTTGATTAAGGCAAACAAGCTGGATTTTCCCGTGCCGTTTTTTCCGATTAAACCGACGCGCTGATTAGGGTTAATCGTTAGATTGGCTTGGTCAAGCAGCACTTTCATACCGCGTTGCAGAGTAAGATTTTTGAATTCGATCATGGAAAACAGCCGATAAATAGAAAAGGCGGCTATTTTATATCTTTTTATCTCACCACACCAAAACCCAATAATAAAAAGCCGTCTGAAAACTTTTCAGACGGCTTTTTATTAAGAAATACGAACTTATCGGTTTTAGTTAAAACAATCTACCCGCCTACCTTTAACTGTTGCCATTCCCGCACCATTTCTTTTAAAGCATCCGGCGCCAGCGGTACCATAATAAAGCTGTTGGCTAAATCTTCATCACTAGGAAAAATCGAATGGTCACTGCTGAATTGTTTGTCCATCAGCGCTTTTGCCGGCAATGAAGAAGGTGCATAAGTGACAAAATCACCATTCTTCGCCGCCACTTCGGGCGTAAGAAAATAATTAATATAACGATGGGCATTTAATACATTATTCGCATCTTTCGGAATGGCAAACGAATCCACCCAAATACCCACACCTTCTTTCGGCATCATCACCTCGATTTTTTCTTTACCGCCTGCCTCTTCCGCCCGCCGCTTGGCAATATTCAAATCACCACCGAAACCGATAGCCGCACACACATCCCCACGCGCCAACGCATTAATAAATCCCGAAGAAGTAAAACGTTTGATATTGGGACGGTTGGCCTTTAACACTTCTGTTGCCGCACGAATATCTTCAGGCTTATCGCTATGAGGATTTTTACCAAGATAATTCAAAACCATAGGATAAACCTCTACCGCACTATCCAAATAGCTGATACCGCACTGTTTCAATTTGGCGGTATAGGCAGGGTTAAAAATCAAATCCCATTGATTATCAGGCAGTTTATCGCTACCCAATGCTTTTTTTACCCGTTCCGTATTGATGGCAAATGTATTGGTTCCCCAGAAAAACGGCACCGCATATTCATTGCCCGGGTCAACCTCACGCATCAATTCGAGCAATTTAGGATTAATATATTGATAATTCGGAATCAGGCTTTTATCAATGCGCTGATAAGCCCCCGTTTGAATCTGCCGCCCGACAAAAGTATTCGAAGGGCCGACCACATCATAGCCCGATTGCCCCGTGAGCACTTTTGCTTCAAGTGTTTCATCGCTGTCATACACATCATAAGTCACATCAATACCAAACTTTTTTTCAAAATCGCGTACGGTTTGCGGATCAACATAATCAGACCAATTATAAATTTTCAATCCATTGGTTTGCGGTAGCGGTCCGGTATAGGGCAAATCTTGTTCGGCGGTATTTTGTGCCGGAGCAGGCGTTTCCGTGGTGGAGCCGCCGCAAGCAGCCAAAACAAACGAAGCAAACGCAATAAGAAAATATTTATTAGTCATTATTCATCCTCTATAAAAATAGTTTGTACCACCCGACTCACAAGCCGAAACACCGACAAAACAACCAAACCCGGCCAATCACCCCCATGCTTTCAAACACTTGTGTACAAAATACCATAAAATCCGACTATGCCGTTTATAGCCGGCCCGTCACCCTAGCCGCCTATACAAACAAACCAAACCGCAGCAATCCCCGCCAAACAAGGCACAAACACATTTAGCCGACATACTCAAACCACGCCACCGCCTTATCCAGTATAGAACAGCCCGCTTCCTTTGAGTAGGCGGATGATGAAATCTACGGTAAGATACACCACTATTTTATTGCATTTTTTCAGACGGCCTGCTCAATCGTTCAGAAGGCCGTCTGAACCCGTTTAATATATTAAAGAAAACATTATGAAAACTTCCGAACTACGCCAAAAATTTCTCAAGTTCTTTGAAAGCAAAGGACATCAGATTGTGCCATCATCATCGCTGGTACCGCACGACGACCCCACCCTGCTGTTTACCAACGCCGGCATGAACCAATTTAAAGACGTTTTTCTCGGCTTCGACAAGCGCGCCTACACCCGCGCCACCACCGCACAAAAATGTGTGCGCGCCGGCGGCAAACACAACGACCTTGAAAACGTCGGCTACACCGCCCGCCACCATACCTTTTTCGAAATGATGGGTAATTTCTCATTCGGCGACTATTTCAAACAAGACGCGATTAAATTCGCATGGGAATTTCTCACCTCCCCTCAATGGCTGAACATACCCGCCGAAAAACTATTGGCCACCGTTTATGCCGATGACGACGAAGCCTACAATATCTGGCTCAACGAAATCGGCCTGCCGCCTGAAAAAATTATCCGTATCGGCGACAACAAAGGCAGCCGCTATGCATCCGACAACTTCTGGCAAATGGGCGACACCGGCCCCTGCGGCCCCTGCTCCGAAATCTTCTACGATCACGGCGACCACATCTGGGGCGGCCCTCCGGGAAGCCCCGAAGAAGACGGCGACCGCTTTATCGAAATCTGGAACTGCGTATTTATGCAGTTCAACCGCGACGAATCCGGCACCATGAACCCGCTGCCCAAGCCTTCGGTCGATACCGGCATGGGCTTGGAGCGCATGGCCGCCGTGATGCAACACGTTCACGCCAACTATGAAATCGACCTCTTCCAAAACCTGCTGAAAGCCGCCGCCCGCGAAACCGGCACCGAATTCAGCATGGAAGTGCCCAGCCTGAAAGTGATTGCCGACCACATCCGCGCCTGCGCCTTCCTTGTTGCCGACGGCGTATTGCCGAGCAATGAAGGCCGCGGCTATGTATTGCGCCGCATTATCCGCCGCGCCGTACGTCACGGCTACAAACTCGGCCAAAAACAAGCCTTTTTCTACAAACTCGTGCCCGATTTAGTCAAAGAAATGGGCGACGCCTACCCCGAATTAAAAGAGCGTCAAAGCCAAATCGAAGAAGCCTTGAAAAACGAAGAAACCCGTTTTGCCCAAACCCTTGAAACCGGCATGGCCTTATTGGAAAACGCCCTTTCAGACGGCCGCAAAGTATTAGACGGCGAAATCATCTTCAAACTCTACGACACCTACGGCTTCCCCTACGACCTCACCGCCGACATCTGCCGCGAGCGCGGTATCGACATGGACGAAGCAGGCTTTAACCGCGAAATGGAAGCCCAACGCGCCCGCGCCCGTGCCGCCCAAAGCTTTAAGGCCGACACCCAACTGGCATACGATGGCCAAGACACCCAATTCAAAGGCTATACCGAGCGCCAAACCCAAGCCAAAATCCTCGCCCTCTATAAAGACAGCGAGCCGGTAAATGAATTAAACGAAGGCGACAACGGCGCCATCGTATTAGACAATACCCCGTTTTATGCCGAAAGCGGCGGCCAAGTCGGCGACGTCGGCTATATTTCCGCCGATGGCAACCGCTTTGAAGTGCGCGATACCCAAAAAATCAAAGCCGCCGTATTCGGCCAATTCGGCGTATTGGTTGCAGGCCGTCTGAAAGTGGGCGACAGCGTTACCGCCGCCATCGACAACGACATCCGCGATGCCAATATGCGCAATCACAGCGCCACCCACCTCATGCACCGCGCCCTACGCGAAGTGCTCGGTACCCACGTCGAACAAAAAGGCTCGTTGGTAACCGCCGAAGTGACCCGTTTCGACATTTCCCACCCGCAGCCGATTACCGCCGAAGAAATCGCCGAAGTCGAGCGCCGCGTTAACCGTGCCATTCTCGCCAACGTCGAAGTCAGCGCCGAAATCATGAGCATGGAAGATGCCCAAAAAGCCGGCGCCATGATGCTGTTTGGCGAAAAATACGGCGACGAAGTGCGCGTACTCAAAATGGGCGACTTTTCAACCGAATTATGCGGCGGCACCCACGTTCACCGCACCGGCGACATCGGCCTGTTTAAAATCATCTCCGAAAGCGGCATTGCCGCCGGCATCCGCCGCGTAGAAGCCATCACCGGCATGAACGCCCTGCAATGGGCGCAAAACCAAGAACGCTTGGTGAAAGACATTATCGCCGAAGTCAAAGCCCAAACCGAGCGCGACGTATTAGCCAAAATCCAAGCCAACGCCGCCCACAGCAAACAGCTTGAAAAAGCCCTCAGCCAAGCCAAAGGCGAACTGGCCAAACACGCAGGCGCACAACTTCTAGACAACGCCAAAGACTTAGGCCAAGCCAAGCTCGTGGTTGCCCAAATCGAAGCCGAAGCCGGCGCCCTACGCGACATAGTCACCGACCTCACCGGCAAATCCGATCAAGCCGTTGT
Proteins encoded in this region:
- a CDS encoding polyamine ABC transporter substrate-binding protein gives rise to the protein MTNKYFLIAFASFVLAACGGSTTETPAPAQNTAEQDLPYTGPLPQTNGLKIYNWSDYVDPQTVRDFEKKFGIDVTYDVYDSDETLEAKVLTGQSGYDVVGPSNTFVGRQIQTGAYQRIDKSLIPNYQYINPKLLELMREVDPGNEYAVPFFWGTNTFAINTERVKKALGSDKLPDNQWDLIFNPAYTAKLKQCGISYLDSAVEVYPMVLNYLGKNPHSDKPEDIRAATEVLKANRPNIKRFTSSGFINALARGDVCAAIGFGGDLNIAKRRAEEAGGKEKIEVMMPKEGVGIWVDSFAIPKDANNVLNAHRYINYFLTPEVAAKNGDFVTYAPSSLPAKALMDKQFSSDHSIFPSDEDLANSFIMVPLAPDALKEMVREWQQLKVGG
- the alaS gene encoding alanine--tRNA ligase; its protein translation is MKTSELRQKFLKFFESKGHQIVPSSSLVPHDDPTLLFTNAGMNQFKDVFLGFDKRAYTRATTAQKCVRAGGKHNDLENVGYTARHHTFFEMMGNFSFGDYFKQDAIKFAWEFLTSPQWLNIPAEKLLATVYADDDEAYNIWLNEIGLPPEKIIRIGDNKGSRYASDNFWQMGDTGPCGPCSEIFYDHGDHIWGGPPGSPEEDGDRFIEIWNCVFMQFNRDESGTMNPLPKPSVDTGMGLERMAAVMQHVHANYEIDLFQNLLKAAARETGTEFSMEVPSLKVIADHIRACAFLVADGVLPSNEGRGYVLRRIIRRAVRHGYKLGQKQAFFYKLVPDLVKEMGDAYPELKERQSQIEEALKNEETRFAQTLETGMALLENALSDGRKVLDGEIIFKLYDTYGFPYDLTADICRERGIDMDEAGFNREMEAQRARARAAQSFKADTQLAYDGQDTQFKGYTERQTQAKILALYKDSEPVNELNEGDNGAIVLDNTPFYAESGGQVGDVGYISADGNRFEVRDTQKIKAAVFGQFGVLVAGRLKVGDSVTAAIDNDIRDANMRNHSATHLMHRALREVLGTHVEQKGSLVTAEVTRFDISHPQPITAEEIAEVERRVNRAILANVEVSAEIMSMEDAQKAGAMMLFGEKYGDEVRVLKMGDFSTELCGGTHVHRTGDIGLFKIISESGIAAGIRRVEAITGMNALQWAQNQERLVKDIIAEVKAQTERDVLAKIQANAAHSKQLEKALSQAKGELAKHAGAQLLDNAKDLGQAKLVVAQIEAEAGALRDIVTDLTGKSDQAVVLLAAVNDGKIALCAGVSKPLTAKVKAGDLVKFVAEQVGGKGGGRPDLAQAGGSDTDKLPQALNSVEDWLGSKLA